Proteins encoded in a region of the Saccharothrix ecbatanensis genome:
- a CDS encoding carbohydrate ABC transporter permease — protein MRLAEQTPVLERAAPRPTSRRGTTRRASGINRRTHPMWFMVPAFAILLVFFFLPTLYNFVYAFTDWSGFKSAINPTGLDNFTQLASDGTLFRAVRITIVYAVLVALFQNLFGFGLAVLLERDTRLNRVARIFFLVPVLMSALAVGYIFQALLKPEGSLNGLIGVIIGRTFDYAWLGDTTWSIVVVALIHAWKWMGLSMLIYLAGLKTIPEDMLEAARIDGASRWRTFWLIKSPLLAPAVTFNVATALLGSMNGFDIVQATTGGGPARTTEILNIFIYRTFGQGLFAQATAMSLVLFLLVALMAFPVIRTLRKREEIL, from the coding sequence ATGCGCCTAGCAGAACAAACGCCCGTGCTGGAGCGGGCCGCACCCCGACCGACATCGCGACGGGGCACCACGCGCCGCGCGAGCGGCATCAACCGCCGGACGCATCCGATGTGGTTCATGGTGCCCGCGTTCGCCATCCTGCTCGTGTTCTTCTTCCTGCCCACGCTCTACAACTTCGTCTACGCGTTCACGGACTGGTCCGGGTTCAAGTCGGCGATCAACCCGACCGGCCTGGACAACTTCACCCAGCTCGCGTCGGACGGCACCCTGTTCCGGGCGGTGCGGATCACCATCGTCTACGCGGTGCTGGTCGCGCTGTTCCAGAACCTCTTCGGCTTCGGCCTCGCGGTGCTGCTCGAACGCGACACCCGGCTCAACCGCGTGGCCCGGATCTTCTTCCTCGTGCCCGTGCTGATGTCCGCGCTCGCCGTCGGCTACATCTTCCAGGCCCTGCTGAAGCCGGAAGGCAGCCTCAACGGGCTGATCGGCGTGATCATCGGCCGGACGTTCGACTACGCGTGGCTGGGTGACACGACGTGGTCGATCGTGGTCGTCGCGCTGATCCACGCGTGGAAGTGGATGGGCCTGTCGATGCTCATCTACTTGGCCGGCCTCAAGACGATCCCCGAGGACATGCTGGAGGCGGCACGCATCGACGGCGCGTCCCGCTGGCGCACGTTCTGGCTGATCAAGTCCCCGCTGCTGGCGCCCGCCGTGACGTTCAACGTGGCCACCGCCCTGCTCGGCTCCATGAACGGGTTCGACATCGTGCAGGCCACCACCGGCGGCGGACCGGCCCGCACCACCGAGATCCTGAACATCTTCATCTACCGCACGTTCGGGCAGGGCCTGTTCGCCCAGGCCACCGCGATGAGCCTGGTGCTGTTCCTGCTGGTCGCCCTGATGGCCTTCCCGGTGATCCGCACGTTGCGCAAGCGCGAGGAGATCCTGTGA
- a CDS encoding glycoside hydrolase family 2 protein — MVRYVAKVGVDLEVQMDFTRRNFLELGATGLGVAGLSALGVPAVAHAAPTGPATETLLLTGSDADNTVPWDFQVTEGRNAGAWRTIPTPSNWECHGFGTYQWGWNIRPNEKGLYRHRFTPPSTWSGRRVFVVFEGSMTDTQVRVNGAVAGPTHQGGFYRFRYDVTSLLRLGQENLLEVTVSRDSADNSVNDAERRGDYWNFSGIYRPVSLQAFPASRIDRVAIDAKHTGAFRMDVHLAGVSTAGRVVGQLRRLDGTAVGGTFSVAVNPGATTATLTTSVSSPPTWTAEAPNLHLVDVQLTNAAGVPLHGLTERFGFRTVEVRAGDGVYVNGAKVILKGTNRHTFWPTLGRASSPRMARMDILLMKEMNNNAVRMSHYPPDPFFLDLCDELGLYVIDELAGWQKRYDEGVGAPLVASMVTRDVNHPSIVMWANGNEGGWNTALDDDYARYDVQRRPVIHPWATFSGINTDHYETYDSTRTILNGPAIHLPTEFLHALYDGGGGAGLNDYWALLGAGPRRAGGFIWAFVDEGLVRDDRGGAIDTTGNSGPDGILGPFREKEGSFYAVRDIWSPVQLANPAYYATTFPTGFDGRVNVVNRYDHTNLQSCRFAWQLLRQPAPGAASTVPTVIAHGTATGPNAVPGATGAVVLTLPGTWMDADTMRIDVLDPGGRTIGTWSWRIKKAVDIARRVVVPVSGTTSVSEDSGSVTMTANGTAVTIGKSSGRITRVTRDGGVVSLTNGPALAVGSATLTGFSHRRDGTGHVVQADYSGDLNQVRWRLDSNGWLRLEYRYTRTGPHDFLGVNLDYPENRVLGLTWLGDGPHRVWKNRMRGVHHGVWTKNYNTTATGATGWQYPEFKGYHANTYWAALRTTEGTITLVSEQESLFLRLFTPDVGTSPMSATAPFPGGGISLLDAIPAIGNKFHTADTLGPESQRTVAAGQYNRTVHFRFTT; from the coding sequence GTGGTGCGCTACGTTGCGAAAGTCGGCGTCGACCTGGAGGTCCAGATGGATTTCACCCGCCGGAACTTCCTGGAGCTGGGCGCGACCGGACTGGGCGTCGCAGGACTGTCCGCGCTGGGCGTGCCCGCGGTGGCCCACGCCGCACCCACCGGTCCGGCCACCGAAACCCTCCTGCTGACCGGCTCCGACGCGGACAACACCGTGCCCTGGGACTTCCAGGTCACCGAGGGCCGCAACGCCGGCGCGTGGCGCACCATCCCGACACCGTCGAACTGGGAGTGCCACGGGTTCGGCACCTACCAGTGGGGCTGGAACATCAGGCCCAACGAGAAGGGCCTCTACCGACACCGCTTCACCCCGCCCTCGACGTGGTCCGGCCGACGAGTCTTCGTGGTGTTCGAAGGCTCGATGACCGACACACAGGTACGCGTCAACGGCGCCGTCGCGGGTCCGACCCACCAGGGCGGGTTCTACCGCTTCCGGTACGACGTCACGTCGTTGCTGCGGTTGGGGCAGGAGAACCTGCTGGAGGTCACCGTCAGCCGGGACTCGGCGGACAACTCGGTGAACGACGCCGAGCGCCGGGGCGACTACTGGAACTTCAGCGGCATCTACCGGCCGGTGTCGCTCCAGGCGTTCCCGGCGTCCCGGATCGACCGGGTGGCGATCGACGCGAAGCACACCGGCGCGTTCCGGATGGACGTGCACCTGGCCGGTGTGAGCACGGCCGGCCGCGTGGTCGGGCAGCTCCGGCGGCTCGACGGCACGGCCGTCGGCGGCACGTTCTCCGTGGCCGTCAACCCCGGTGCGACAACGGCGACGCTGACGACGTCCGTGTCCTCACCCCCGACCTGGACCGCGGAGGCGCCGAACCTCCACCTGGTCGACGTGCAACTGACCAACGCCGCAGGTGTCCCCTTGCACGGGCTCACGGAACGGTTCGGCTTCCGCACGGTCGAGGTGCGTGCCGGTGACGGCGTGTACGTCAACGGCGCGAAGGTCATCCTCAAGGGCACGAACCGCCACACGTTCTGGCCGACGTTGGGCCGCGCGTCGAGCCCGCGCATGGCGCGCATGGACATCCTGCTGATGAAGGAGATGAACAACAACGCCGTGCGGATGTCCCACTACCCGCCGGACCCGTTCTTCCTCGACCTGTGCGACGAACTCGGCCTCTACGTGATCGACGAGCTGGCCGGATGGCAGAAGCGCTACGACGAAGGCGTCGGCGCACCCCTGGTCGCGTCGATGGTGACCCGCGACGTCAACCACCCGTCGATCGTGATGTGGGCCAACGGCAACGAAGGCGGCTGGAACACCGCGCTGGACGACGACTACGCCCGCTACGACGTCCAACGCCGCCCGGTGATCCACCCGTGGGCGACGTTCAGCGGGATCAACACCGACCACTACGAGACCTACGACAGCACCCGCACCATCCTCAACGGCCCGGCGATCCACCTGCCGACCGAGTTCCTGCACGCGCTCTACGACGGCGGCGGGGGAGCGGGACTCAACGACTACTGGGCGCTGCTGGGCGCCGGACCGCGCAGGGCCGGCGGGTTCATCTGGGCGTTCGTGGACGAGGGCCTGGTCCGGGACGACCGGGGCGGCGCGATCGACACCACCGGGAACTCGGGCCCGGACGGCATCCTCGGGCCGTTCCGGGAGAAGGAAGGCAGCTTCTACGCCGTCCGGGACATCTGGTCACCGGTGCAACTGGCCAATCCCGCCTACTACGCCACCACGTTCCCGACGGGCTTCGACGGCCGCGTCAACGTGGTGAACCGGTACGACCACACCAACCTCCAGAGCTGCCGGTTCGCCTGGCAACTGCTCCGGCAACCCGCACCGGGCGCTGCGAGCACCGTGCCGACCGTCATCGCGCACGGGACCGCGACCGGTCCGAACGCCGTTCCCGGAGCGACCGGCGCGGTCGTGCTCACCCTGCCCGGCACGTGGATGGACGCCGACACGATGCGGATCGACGTCCTCGACCCCGGCGGCCGGACGATCGGCACGTGGAGCTGGCGGATCAAGAAGGCGGTCGACATCGCCCGGCGGGTGGTGGTCCCGGTGTCCGGCACCACGTCCGTCTCGGAGGATTCGGGCAGCGTCACCATGACGGCGAACGGCACGGCGGTCACGATCGGCAAGTCGTCCGGCCGGATCACCCGCGTCACCCGCGACGGCGGCGTCGTGTCGCTCACCAACGGGCCGGCGTTGGCGGTGGGCTCGGCGACGTTGACCGGCTTCTCGCACCGCCGTGACGGCACCGGGCACGTCGTGCAGGCGGACTACAGCGGGGACCTGAACCAGGTGCGGTGGCGTCTCGACTCGAACGGGTGGCTGCGCCTGGAGTACCGATACACCCGCACGGGTCCCCACGACTTCCTCGGCGTGAACCTGGACTACCCGGAGAACCGGGTGCTCGGCCTGACGTGGCTGGGCGACGGACCGCACCGGGTGTGGAAGAACCGGATGCGCGGCGTGCACCACGGCGTGTGGACCAAGAACTACAACACCACCGCCACCGGCGCGACCGGCTGGCAGTACCCGGAGTTCAAGGGTTACCACGCCAACACCTACTGGGCCGCCCTGCGCACCACCGAAGGCACCATCACCCTGGTGTCGGAACAGGAGAGCCTCTTCCTCCGCCTGTTCACACCCGACGTCGGCACCAGCCCGATGAGCGCCACCGCCCCGTTCCCCGGCGGCGGCATCTCCTTGCTGGACGCCATCCCGGCCATCGGCAACAAGTTCCACACCGCCGACACCCTCGGCCCGGAAAGCCAACGAACCGTCGCCGCCGGCCAGTACAACCGCACCGTCCACTTCCGCTTCACCACGTGA
- a CDS encoding cellulase family glycosylhydrolase, which yields MEPGRPAPTDVSRQRKPIRLLLAALVAVPVLVGTLLTVTSASAATTTIRGVGSGRCVDVPGASQTNGTQVALWDCTGGANQTFNTTASKQLQVYGSKCLDASGGGTAAGTKVVIWDCNGGANQQWNVNSDGTIRGVQSGLCLDASGAGTANGTLIVLWTCSGGSNQRWTTSGGTTTTTTTPPGSTPVARHGQLHVCGTTMCDRNNQRVQLRGVSSMWLNWESQPYAENLSALRWMRDNWNLQVIRAAMGVEPSGAYLSDPNKARGQVETIINNAVAAGVYVIVDYHAHEANRSQSQAVAFFADLARRYGHLPNVIWEPWNEPLQVSWTTVIRPYHQAVVNAIRSADPDNIVVLGTPTWSQDVDVPASNRVSGTNLMYTLHFYSCSHGSWLRAKGDTAIRSGLALFVTEWGASHADGGTDGRVCLSEAQAWIDWMRANGVSWTAWKLDVGNDSTNLLARGAPVTGGWTNYLHGHAPFVVTNMR from the coding sequence GTGGAACCAGGACGACCGGCCCCCACCGACGTGAGCCGGCAACGCAAACCGATCCGCCTGCTGCTGGCGGCCCTCGTGGCCGTGCCGGTGCTCGTGGGCACCCTGCTGACCGTCACCTCCGCGTCCGCGGCCACCACCACGATCAGGGGTGTGGGCTCCGGACGGTGCGTGGACGTCCCCGGCGCGTCGCAGACCAACGGCACGCAGGTCGCCTTGTGGGACTGCACCGGCGGCGCGAACCAGACCTTCAACACCACCGCGTCCAAGCAGTTGCAGGTGTACGGCAGCAAGTGCCTCGACGCCTCGGGCGGCGGCACCGCGGCCGGGACCAAGGTCGTCATCTGGGACTGCAACGGCGGCGCCAACCAGCAGTGGAACGTCAACAGCGACGGCACGATCCGCGGCGTGCAGTCCGGGTTGTGCCTGGACGCGTCCGGCGCGGGCACCGCGAACGGCACGCTGATCGTGCTGTGGACGTGTTCCGGCGGGTCGAACCAGAGGTGGACGACGTCCGGCGGCACCACGACCACCACGACCACTCCCCCGGGCTCCACGCCGGTGGCACGGCACGGGCAGCTGCACGTCTGCGGCACCACGATGTGCGACCGCAACAACCAGCGGGTGCAGCTGCGCGGCGTGAGCAGCATGTGGCTGAACTGGGAGTCCCAGCCCTACGCGGAGAACCTGTCGGCGCTGCGGTGGATGCGGGACAACTGGAACCTCCAGGTGATCCGCGCCGCCATGGGCGTGGAACCCTCCGGGGCGTACCTGAGCGACCCGAACAAGGCGCGCGGGCAGGTCGAGACGATCATCAACAACGCCGTCGCGGCCGGGGTGTACGTGATCGTGGACTACCACGCCCACGAGGCGAACCGGTCCCAGTCCCAGGCGGTCGCGTTCTTCGCCGACCTGGCCCGCCGCTACGGCCACCTGCCCAACGTCATCTGGGAGCCCTGGAACGAACCGCTCCAGGTCAGCTGGACCACCGTGATCCGGCCGTACCACCAGGCCGTCGTCAACGCGATCCGGTCCGCCGACCCGGACAACATCGTCGTGCTCGGCACCCCGACCTGGTCGCAGGACGTGGACGTGCCCGCGTCCAACCGCGTGTCCGGCACGAACCTGATGTACACGCTGCACTTCTACTCGTGCAGCCACGGCTCCTGGCTGCGCGCCAAGGGCGACACCGCGATCCGCTCCGGTCTGGCCCTCTTCGTCACCGAGTGGGGTGCGAGCCACGCGGACGGCGGCACGGACGGCCGGGTCTGCCTGTCCGAGGCACAGGCGTGGATCGACTGGATGCGCGCCAACGGCGTCTCGTGGACCGCGTGGAAGCTCGACGTGGGCAACGACTCCACCAACCTGCTGGCCCGGGGCGCGCCGGTCACCGGGGGGTGGACGAACTACCTCCACGGCCACGCGCCGTTCGTCGTGACCAACATGAGGTGA
- a CDS encoding carbohydrate ABC transporter permease: MTPSQNARPRGSDARIWTRLQPFVTTALVLGVIGIPLWLVVVTAGKSQGEALDPDLSLPTRWQLLENLSKVWVDGEVPAAFLGSLLVVVPTVAGVLTFGSMAAWILARRATRLNAVLYALAISGIVLPPAVVTVVLLLRQLGLAGSAVGMIGVYLGIYMSTVIFFVTGFVRTIPTALEEAAQIDGAGPFTVFRRVVLPMLRPVLATATILICLYVWNDVFYAFFVVGGRLDTLPLNLFRVASAGLYLNNWHLIFGYVVLMSLPLVVLLAVAQRRIISGITSGAVK, translated from the coding sequence GTGACCCCATCGCAGAACGCCCGTCCGCGTGGGAGCGACGCGCGCATCTGGACCAGGCTGCAACCGTTCGTCACCACGGCGCTCGTGCTCGGCGTCATCGGCATCCCGCTGTGGCTCGTCGTGGTGACCGCGGGCAAGTCGCAGGGCGAAGCCCTCGACCCCGACCTCTCGTTGCCGACCCGGTGGCAGCTGCTGGAGAACCTGAGCAAGGTCTGGGTGGACGGCGAGGTGCCGGCGGCGTTCCTCGGCAGCCTGCTCGTCGTCGTGCCGACAGTGGCCGGAGTGCTCACTTTCGGGTCGATGGCCGCGTGGATCCTGGCCCGCCGCGCCACCCGCCTCAACGCCGTGCTGTACGCCCTGGCCATCAGCGGCATCGTGCTGCCACCGGCCGTCGTCACCGTCGTGCTGCTGCTGCGCCAACTCGGCCTGGCCGGCAGCGCGGTCGGCATGATCGGCGTCTACCTCGGCATCTACATGTCCACGGTGATCTTCTTCGTGACGGGCTTCGTCCGCACCATCCCCACCGCGCTGGAGGAGGCGGCCCAGATCGACGGCGCCGGCCCGTTCACGGTGTTCCGCCGGGTGGTCCTGCCGATGCTGCGCCCGGTCCTCGCCACCGCGACGATTCTCATCTGCCTCTACGTCTGGAACGACGTGTTCTACGCGTTCTTCGTCGTCGGCGGACGGCTCGACACCCTGCCGCTCAACCTGTTCCGGGTCGCGAGCGCGGGGCTGTACCTCAACAACTGGCACCTGATCTTCGGCTACGTGGTCCTGATGAGCCTGCCGCTCGTCGTCCTGCTGGCGGTCGCGCAACGCCGGATCATCTCCGGCATCACCAGCGGAGCCGTCAAGTGA
- a CDS encoding DUF899 domain-containing protein: MPLAPDDPPTGRPPVVDLATWQAARDELLVREKAHTREGDALAAARRRLPMVEFDGTVEVVGPDGPVPFLDLFQGRDELVVYKHMWYDGAPHQGQCEGCTTTAWHLKDAVYLNARGVSFAILTTGRWDEVASYVEFMGYTQPWYSVHDVAEPVGGEMGYLTCFLRDGDRVFLTYSTTGRGTERVNGSLGLLDLTPYGRGEAWEDKPEGWPEGDVPCWSWRSDADGNPTWGPTSRPVPQWTRPGATPVDTLGRHGPYH, from the coding sequence ATGCCGCTCGCACCGGACGACCCACCCACCGGCCGCCCGCCCGTGGTCGACTTGGCGACCTGGCAGGCCGCCCGTGACGAGCTCCTGGTCCGAGAGAAGGCCCACACGCGCGAGGGTGACGCGCTCGCCGCGGCCCGCCGCCGGCTGCCGATGGTGGAGTTCGACGGCACGGTGGAGGTCGTCGGGCCCGATGGTCCGGTGCCGTTCCTGGATCTGTTCCAGGGCCGCGACGAGCTCGTGGTCTACAAGCACATGTGGTACGACGGCGCGCCGCACCAAGGGCAGTGCGAGGGCTGCACCACCACAGCCTGGCACCTCAAGGACGCCGTCTACCTCAACGCCCGCGGCGTCTCCTTCGCCATCCTCACCACGGGCCGCTGGGACGAGGTGGCCTCCTACGTCGAGTTCATGGGCTACACCCAACCCTGGTACTCGGTGCACGACGTGGCGGAGCCGGTCGGTGGCGAAATGGGTTACCTCACCTGCTTCCTGCGCGACGGCGACCGCGTGTTCCTGACCTACTCCACGACCGGCCGCGGCACCGAGCGGGTCAACGGGTCTTTGGGCCTGCTCGACCTGACGCCCTACGGCCGCGGTGAGGCGTGGGAGGACAAGCCCGAGGGCTGGCCGGAGGGCGATGTCCCTTGCTGGTCCTGGCGCTCGGACGCGGACGGGAACCCCACCTGGGGGCCGACGAGTCGCCCCGTGCCGCAGTGGACCCGGCCCGGCGCGACCCCCGTGGACACCCTCGGCCGGCACGGCCCCTATCACTGA
- a CDS encoding RICIN domain-containing protein — protein sequence MKRLLRAALTAVLVAAVVPVVLTLAAPAQALENGLGRTPQLGWNNWNSFGCDVNESLVRQTADVMVSSGMAAAGYTYVNIDDCWSEWNRDAGGNLVASRTKFPSGMKALADYVHGKGLKIGIYSSAGLTTCAGFPAGLGNEQRDADLWASWGIDYLKYDNCGDHQGRTAQDRYTAMRDALARTGRPILFAICNWGNDNVVQWGAATGNSWRTTGDIEGNWPSVMGILDAQPRYAGASRPGAWNDPDMLEVGHGLTDTESRAHFSLWALLNAPLLAGNDLRTMTAATRDILTNTEVIAVNQDWGGRQGNRIVDNGNTEVWTKPMANGSVAVVLLNRGSGATTVSTTAAQIGLGSASSYSVRDLWAHTTGTSSGTISTSVPSHGAAMYVVSGGGGNPGSTFSLLNNESARCLDITGASQANGALAEIWDCNGQANQRFTATTAGELRVYDSTKCLDVMGGGTANGTAVAIWDCNGGANQRFTVNTDGTIRAVGSAKCLDAAGTANGTKTVIWDCNGGARQRWTRA from the coding sequence GTGAAGAGACTGCTGCGCGCCGCGTTGACGGCCGTGCTCGTCGCCGCTGTCGTGCCGGTCGTGCTGACCCTCGCCGCTCCGGCGCAGGCGTTGGAGAACGGCTTGGGGCGCACCCCGCAACTGGGGTGGAACAACTGGAACAGCTTCGGCTGCGACGTCAACGAGAGCCTGGTCCGCCAGACCGCCGACGTGATGGTCAGCAGCGGCATGGCCGCGGCCGGCTACACGTACGTCAACATCGACGACTGCTGGTCCGAGTGGAACCGCGACGCCGGCGGCAACCTGGTGGCGTCGCGCACCAAGTTCCCCAGCGGCATGAAGGCGCTCGCGGACTACGTCCACGGCAAGGGCCTCAAGATCGGCATCTACTCCTCCGCCGGGCTGACCACGTGCGCGGGTTTCCCGGCCGGCCTCGGCAACGAGCAGCGCGACGCGGACCTCTGGGCGTCATGGGGCATCGACTACCTGAAGTACGACAACTGCGGCGACCACCAGGGCCGCACCGCGCAGGACCGCTACACCGCGATGCGTGACGCGCTCGCCCGGACGGGCCGGCCGATCCTCTTCGCGATCTGCAACTGGGGCAACGACAACGTCGTCCAGTGGGGTGCCGCGACCGGCAACTCGTGGCGCACCACCGGCGACATCGAGGGCAACTGGCCCTCGGTCATGGGCATCCTGGACGCCCAGCCCCGCTATGCCGGAGCCTCGCGTCCCGGCGCGTGGAACGACCCCGACATGCTGGAGGTCGGGCACGGCCTGACCGACACCGAGTCCCGCGCGCACTTCAGCCTGTGGGCACTGCTCAACGCGCCGTTGTTGGCGGGCAACGACTTGCGCACCATGACCGCCGCGACCAGGGACATCCTGACCAACACCGAAGTCATCGCGGTGAACCAGGACTGGGGCGGCCGTCAGGGCAACCGGATCGTCGACAACGGCAACACCGAGGTCTGGACCAAGCCGATGGCCAACGGTTCCGTCGCGGTCGTCCTGCTCAACCGAGGCAGCGGCGCCACGACGGTCTCCACGACGGCCGCGCAGATCGGCCTCGGTTCCGCGAGCAGCTACTCGGTGCGCGACCTGTGGGCGCACACGACCGGCACCAGCAGCGGCACGATCAGCACCTCCGTTCCCTCGCACGGCGCGGCTATGTACGTCGTGTCGGGAGGCGGCGGCAACCCCGGGTCGACGTTCTCCTTGCTCAACAACGAATCAGCGCGTTGCCTCGACATCACCGGCGCTTCGCAGGCGAACGGCGCGCTCGCCGAGATCTGGGACTGCAACGGCCAGGCGAACCAGCGGTTCACCGCCACCACCGCCGGTGAGCTCCGCGTCTACGACAGCACCAAGTGCCTCGACGTCATGGGCGGCGGCACCGCGAACGGCACGGCGGTCGCGATCTGGGACTGCAACGGCGGGGCCAACCAGCGGTTCACCGTCAACACCGACGGCACGATCCGGGCCGTGGGCTCCGCCAAGTGCCTCGACGCCGCCGGGACCGCGAACGGCACCAAGACCGTGATCTGGGACTGCAACGGCGGCGCCCGGCAACGGTGGACCCGCGCTTGA